A region of Panicum virgatum strain AP13 chromosome 8N, P.virgatum_v5, whole genome shotgun sequence DNA encodes the following proteins:
- the LOC120686536 gene encoding ARGOS-like protein, translated as MASRSGTMDGRIGTSRQRRSPELVRRPNAGKRHLQQQRQQQEADFNDRKVIASTYFSIGAFLVLACLTVSLLILPLVLPPLPPPPSLLLWLPVALLILLIVLAFMPTDVKSMASSYL; from the coding sequence ATGGCAAGCCGATCTGGCACGATGGATGGAAGAATAGGCACAAGCAGACAGAGGAGGAGCCCAGAGTTGGTCCGAAGACCAAACGCCGGGAAGCGCCacctgcagcagcagcggcagcagcaggaggcggaTTTCAACGACAGGAAGGTCATTGCGTCGACTTACTTCAGCATCGGAGCGTTCCTCGTGCTCGCCTGCCTCACCGTGTCGTTGCTGATACTGCCATTGGTGCTgcctccattgccgccgccgccgtcgctgctgctATGGCTGCCGGTCGCCCTGCTCATCCTGCTGATTGTGCTGGCCTTCATGCCAACTGATGTGAAGAGCATGGCGTCGTCTTACTTGTAA